A window of the Arthrobacter sp. Marseille-P9274 genome harbors these coding sequences:
- a CDS encoding IclR family transcriptional regulator: MAGRPRQDNGQVQGAAASLLNGLAVLEAFSVQKPVLGVTEVAQRVGLHKSTVSRILGGLTDAGYVQRDEETGRYRLGLGLIALSGPLLADLDVRRAAVPYLEDLTESTEETSAISVWNGHEAIVVEQVASPYQVKHTAAIGTRYNKFESSSVRVFLAELAPALATELIESGRIVRTAGDGLPLDHTTHLQEVARQAYAVNDGSTTEEEFGVSAPVRDYRGKVVGCITISAPRSRVHKNGTGDALVQAVQHAASEVSIRLGWSAAS, encoded by the coding sequence ATGGCAGGCAGGCCGAGGCAGGACAACGGGCAGGTGCAGGGAGCTGCGGCTTCGCTGCTGAACGGGCTTGCTGTGTTGGAAGCCTTTTCCGTCCAAAAGCCGGTCCTGGGTGTGACCGAGGTCGCTCAGCGCGTGGGCCTCCACAAGAGCACGGTGTCTCGCATTCTCGGTGGCCTAACCGACGCCGGCTATGTCCAGCGGGATGAGGAGACAGGCCGGTACCGGCTCGGACTGGGCCTCATTGCGCTGTCCGGCCCTTTGCTGGCGGATCTGGATGTCCGCCGTGCTGCGGTTCCGTATCTGGAGGACTTGACCGAAAGCACCGAGGAGACCAGCGCAATCTCGGTCTGGAATGGCCATGAGGCCATCGTCGTGGAGCAGGTTGCCAGCCCGTACCAGGTCAAACACACTGCCGCGATCGGAACCCGGTACAACAAGTTCGAGAGTTCCTCGGTGCGGGTCTTCCTGGCGGAGCTGGCCCCGGCCCTCGCGACCGAACTGATCGAGTCCGGACGGATTGTACGCACCGCAGGAGACGGCCTGCCGTTGGATCACACGACCCACCTGCAGGAAGTCGCCCGCCAGGCCTACGCCGTCAATGACGGTTCGACTACCGAGGAGGAGTTCGGGGTCTCCGCTCCGGTGCGCGATTACCGGGGCAAGGTGGTTGGCTGCATTACGATATCCGCGCCCCGGTCCCGCGTGCACAAGAACGGCACCGGGGACGCTCTGGTCCAAGCCGTGCAACATGCTGCCTCGGAGGTGTCCATCCGCCTGGGCTGGTCGGCCGCTAGCTGA
- a CDS encoding DUF6766 family protein — MKHNPLLTNGLSIAFSLLFAFSLIGQAFSGLAYFNDQQQASQLEPVGFWQYVTSSSFAVDVAENWQSEFLQFLLYIWLTVWLVQKGSPESKEIEKRGTESDKEELVGQFATPDSPKWAKAGGMKTHIYSNSLILVMGGIFLGSWFAQSVAGFSAFAEEQLANLQDPGTWGEYLVSPEFWNRTLQNWQSEFLAVWSMVILSVYLRQRGSPESKPVGEPHDSTGATN, encoded by the coding sequence ATGAAGCACAATCCGCTGCTGACCAACGGGCTGAGCATCGCCTTCAGCCTGCTGTTCGCGTTCTCGCTGATCGGGCAGGCCTTCTCCGGGCTGGCCTACTTCAACGACCAGCAGCAGGCCTCCCAGCTGGAGCCGGTCGGGTTCTGGCAGTACGTCACGTCCTCGAGCTTCGCGGTGGACGTCGCCGAGAACTGGCAGTCCGAGTTCCTGCAGTTCCTGCTCTACATCTGGCTCACGGTGTGGCTGGTGCAGAAGGGGTCCCCGGAGTCCAAGGAGATCGAAAAGCGCGGCACGGAGTCGGACAAGGAGGAGCTGGTCGGCCAGTTCGCCACACCGGACTCCCCGAAGTGGGCCAAGGCCGGCGGGATGAAGACCCACATCTACTCGAACTCGCTGATCCTGGTTATGGGCGGCATCTTCCTCGGTTCCTGGTTCGCGCAGTCGGTCGCCGGCTTCAGCGCGTTCGCCGAAGAGCAGCTGGCCAACCTCCAGGACCCGGGAACCTGGGGCGAGTACCTGGTCTCCCCCGAGTTCTGGAACCGCACGCTGCAGAACTGGCAGTCCGAGTTCCTCGCCGTCTGGTCCATGGTGATCCTGTCGGTCTACCTGCGCCAGCGCGGCTCGCCCGAGTCCAAGCCGGTGGGCGAACCGCACGATTCCACGGGCGCGACCAACTAG
- a CDS encoding IclR family transcriptional regulator: MVSWNLFDMDSKFGDVVALPAEGGGPGFLGRGGRTVRRLLSVAALGTWEGEPMLDPQTTTDKPQGAAASLLNGLAVLEAFSVAKRSLLGVTEISELVGLHKSTVSRMLTGLTEAGYVQRDDETGRYRLGLGMIGLAGPLLAELDVRRAALPHLEELTEATGETAAIAIWNGTNAIVVEQTASPHQVKHSAAIGTRYNKFASSSVRVFLAELPTEETDRLLAGRTVVRDGYRGLEDLVHEQLAAVRNHGFAVNDGETTFEEYGVSAPVRDYRAVVGCITVSAPRSRVQYQQSQSILRDAVLRAADRVSARLGSWPAENTSGAPPVMTDPRAKRAAPLLPATSGR; encoded by the coding sequence GTGGTGTCCTGGAACCTGTTCGACATGGACTCCAAGTTCGGTGACGTCGTGGCTCTGCCCGCGGAGGGCGGCGGTCCCGGCTTCCTGGGACGGGGCGGGCGCACCGTACGACGGCTGCTGTCGGTGGCTGCACTTGGCACCTGGGAGGGAGAACCCATGCTGGACCCACAAACCACTACTGACAAACCGCAGGGGGCGGCAGCATCGCTGCTCAACGGTCTTGCGGTCCTCGAGGCCTTCTCCGTCGCCAAGCGATCGCTCCTGGGCGTCACGGAGATTTCCGAGCTTGTCGGCCTGCACAAGAGCACCGTCTCCCGGATGCTCACCGGCCTAACCGAAGCCGGATACGTCCAGCGCGACGACGAGACGGGACGGTACCGGCTCGGGCTCGGGATGATCGGCCTGGCCGGACCGCTGCTGGCCGAGCTCGACGTCCGGCGGGCGGCGCTGCCGCACCTCGAAGAACTAACAGAAGCCACGGGGGAGACGGCCGCGATCGCCATCTGGAACGGCACCAACGCGATCGTCGTGGAACAGACGGCCAGTCCGCACCAGGTCAAGCACAGTGCGGCGATCGGCACGCGCTACAACAAGTTCGCCAGCTCCTCGGTGCGCGTGTTCCTCGCCGAGCTGCCGACCGAGGAGACGGACCGGCTGCTGGCCGGCCGGACGGTGGTGCGGGACGGCTATCGAGGTCTCGAGGACCTGGTCCATGAGCAGCTTGCCGCTGTGCGGAATCACGGGTTCGCTGTCAACGACGGCGAGACCACGTTCGAGGAATACGGCGTCTCCGCACCCGTGCGGGACTACCGGGCGGTCGTAGGTTGCATCACGGTCAGCGCGCCCCGATCCCGAGTGCAATACCAGCAGAGCCAGTCGATTCTGCGCGATGCGGTGCTTCGGGCCGCCGACCGTGTGTCCGCCCGGCTGGGCAGTTGGCCGGCGGAAAACACATCCGGTGCGCCGCCCGTTATGACGGATCCTCGGGCGAAGCGTGCCGCGCCACTGCTTCCCGCAACCAGTGGGCGGTGA
- a CDS encoding acyltransferase, whose amino-acid sequence MTRNAQAIPATKVGRNYALDILRIVSILGVVAIHAYGEIVGDADLRGQPRWLAAAIIDIAFIWVVPVFVIISGTLTLAPRAHRDGALAFYRKRALRLLPALVFWHLVYIFVGRGLLMGQELEPAAIAAAAFNTKIAPHLYFLWLILGLYLVAPPLARFLQRVSLRTAGVTTAAMLLLCLAIFSAQAVSIQYDLGWRYPWNALTQWFPYVGYFMAGWVLAQIHVRKRYAALLGGAAVVLCAFNVWHWIHRDTTPLLNVLTPSSYVGLGVMAAALAIFTSVYHLLRGWHPPARAAKTITALSNASFGVYLMHYLILLWLTFVVFDGADPTLALVTLKFAIAALGSFALSLAALRIPLARSLV is encoded by the coding sequence ATGACCCGGAACGCCCAAGCCATCCCCGCGACCAAGGTCGGACGGAACTACGCGCTGGACATCCTCCGGATCGTCAGCATCCTCGGCGTCGTCGCCATCCACGCCTACGGGGAAATCGTCGGGGACGCCGATCTCCGCGGACAGCCGCGCTGGCTGGCCGCCGCCATCATCGACATCGCGTTCATCTGGGTGGTCCCGGTCTTCGTCATCATCTCCGGCACCCTGACGCTGGCCCCCCGCGCGCACCGCGACGGCGCCCTCGCGTTCTACCGGAAGCGGGCGTTACGCCTGCTGCCCGCGCTGGTGTTCTGGCACCTCGTCTACATCTTCGTCGGCCGCGGCCTGCTGATGGGCCAGGAGCTCGAGCCCGCTGCCATCGCCGCCGCCGCGTTCAACACAAAAATCGCGCCGCATCTGTACTTCCTCTGGCTGATCCTCGGCCTCTACCTCGTCGCCCCGCCGCTCGCCCGCTTCCTGCAGCGCGTGAGCCTCCGGACCGCGGGAGTAACGACGGCGGCAATGCTGCTTCTGTGCCTGGCCATCTTCAGCGCGCAGGCAGTCAGCATCCAGTACGATTTGGGCTGGCGCTACCCGTGGAACGCGCTGACTCAGTGGTTCCCGTACGTCGGTTACTTCATGGCCGGCTGGGTCCTCGCCCAAATCCATGTGCGCAAAAGGTACGCCGCCCTCCTCGGAGGCGCCGCCGTCGTACTTTGCGCCTTCAACGTCTGGCACTGGATCCACCGCGACACCACGCCGCTGCTGAACGTTCTCACGCCGTCCAGCTATGTCGGCCTCGGCGTCATGGCCGCCGCCCTCGCCATCTTCACGTCGGTCTACCACCTGCTCCGCGGCTGGCACCCCCCGGCGCGCGCAGCCAAGACCATCACGGCGCTCTCCAACGCCTCCTTCGGCGTCTACCTGATGCACTACCTGATCCTGCTCTGGCTCACCTTCGTCGTCTTCGACGGCGCCGACCCCACCCTCGCCCTCGTCACCCTCAAATTCGCCATCGCCGCCCTCGGCTCCTTCGCCCTCTCCCTCGCCGCCCTCCGCATCCCCCTGGCCCGCTCCCTCGTGTAG
- a CDS encoding cysteine desulfurase family protein, which yields MGTGETVQVAAGGTPAGLAGQSAGLAGQSVYLDYNATTPVDPRVLEIMLPYLDTHFGNPSSAHSFGLKPHAALARARAQVAALIGAAPAEILFTGSGSEADATAIRGVATAAIRSGVGRPHVIAQATEHPAVLAACDYVRDHHGAEVTVLGVDARGLVDPRDLAAALRPETVLVSIMLANNETGVLQPIAELAGITRGHGALFHTDAAQAVGKIPVNVTELGVDLLTLVGHKFYAPKGVGALYVREGVALEALIGGGGQEQGRRAGTENVPYAVALGAAAELAAADLAAGSADRLAELRDRLQRELQMRLPGRAHANGSGAPRLPQTLNISIDGTLGHAVLSACPNLAASTGSACHAGTHRPSPVLAAMGVDEERGLAAVRLTLGPWSTEADVLTAAKAIIEAAG from the coding sequence ATGGGGACTGGAGAGACTGTGCAAGTGGCGGCGGGTGGAACGCCTGCCGGACTGGCCGGACAGTCTGCCGGACTGGCCGGACAGTCTGTATATCTGGACTACAACGCCACCACGCCCGTGGATCCGCGTGTCCTGGAGATTATGCTCCCGTATCTGGACACGCACTTCGGCAATCCATCCAGCGCCCACTCCTTTGGGCTCAAGCCCCACGCCGCCCTGGCGCGGGCCCGTGCACAGGTGGCGGCTTTGATTGGTGCCGCGCCGGCGGAGATCCTGTTCACCGGCAGCGGTTCCGAGGCCGATGCGACCGCGATTCGCGGAGTGGCCACCGCGGCCATCCGCAGCGGGGTGGGGCGGCCCCACGTTATCGCCCAGGCCACCGAACACCCTGCCGTTCTGGCAGCCTGCGACTATGTCCGGGACCATCACGGGGCGGAGGTGACCGTGCTGGGCGTAGACGCCCGGGGGCTGGTCGATCCCCGGGATCTGGCGGCGGCCCTTCGCCCGGAGACCGTGCTGGTGTCGATCATGCTCGCCAATAATGAGACGGGTGTTCTCCAGCCGATAGCAGAACTGGCAGGCATCACCCGCGGCCACGGTGCCTTGTTCCACACGGACGCTGCCCAGGCCGTCGGCAAGATCCCAGTGAACGTCACCGAGCTCGGGGTGGATCTGCTGACCCTTGTGGGCCACAAGTTCTATGCTCCCAAGGGCGTCGGTGCCCTCTACGTCCGCGAGGGAGTGGCGCTGGAGGCACTCATCGGCGGGGGCGGCCAGGAGCAGGGGCGGCGGGCCGGAACCGAGAATGTCCCGTACGCCGTCGCCCTCGGAGCAGCCGCGGAACTGGCAGCGGCCGATCTGGCAGCCGGCTCCGCTGACAGACTGGCGGAGTTGCGGGACCGGCTGCAGCGGGAACTCCAGATGCGGCTGCCCGGGCGGGCTCACGCCAACGGCTCGGGCGCCCCGCGGCTGCCCCAGACCCTGAACATCAGCATCGATGGAACGCTCGGCCATGCAGTGCTGTCCGCGTGCCCGAATCTTGCGGCGTCGACCGGCTCGGCCTGCCACGCCGGCACGCACCGTCCCTCCCCGGTGCTCGCCGCTATGGGGGTGGATGAGGAGCGGGGGCTGGCGGCCGTGCGCCTGACCCTGGGCCCGTGGAGCACCGAGGCCGATGTCCTCACCGCGGCCAAAGCAATCATCGAGGCTGCCGGGTAA
- a CDS encoding inositol-3-phosphate synthase, translating to MAENPIRVAIVGVGNCAASLVQGVQYYRDADPESTIPGLMHVQFGKYHVNDVQFVAAFDVDSKKVGLDLADAIGASENNTIKIADVPETGVEVQRGHTLDGLGKYYRETIVEADEDPVDIVAALREAKADVMVCYLPVGSEQAAKFYAQCAIDAGVAFVNALPVFIAGTKEWADKFTAAGVPIVGDDIKSQIGATITHRVMAKLFEDRGVTLDRTYQLNVGGNMDFKNMLERDRLESKKISKTQAVTSNTSAELAADDVHIGPSDYVAWLDDRKWAFVRLEGRNFGDAPVSLEYKLEVWDSPNSAGVIIDAVRAAKIALDRGIGGPILSASSYFMKSPPEQYNDDVAREKVEAFIRGDIER from the coding sequence GTGGCAGAGAACCCCATCCGGGTCGCGATCGTCGGCGTTGGCAACTGTGCGGCTTCGCTGGTGCAGGGCGTCCAGTACTACCGGGACGCCGATCCGGAGTCGACCATCCCCGGGCTGATGCATGTGCAGTTCGGCAAGTACCACGTCAATGATGTGCAGTTCGTTGCCGCGTTCGATGTGGACAGCAAGAAGGTGGGGCTGGACCTGGCCGACGCGATCGGCGCCAGCGAGAACAACACCATCAAGATTGCCGACGTCCCGGAAACCGGTGTGGAGGTCCAGCGCGGCCACACCCTGGACGGCCTGGGCAAGTACTACCGCGAAACCATCGTCGAGGCCGACGAGGACCCGGTGGACATCGTCGCAGCGCTGCGCGAGGCCAAGGCCGATGTCATGGTCTGCTACCTGCCGGTCGGCTCGGAACAGGCCGCGAAGTTCTACGCCCAGTGCGCGATCGACGCCGGCGTGGCCTTCGTGAACGCGCTGCCCGTCTTCATCGCCGGCACCAAGGAGTGGGCTGACAAGTTCACCGCCGCGGGCGTGCCGATCGTGGGCGACGACATCAAGAGCCAGATCGGCGCCACCATCACCCACCGCGTGATGGCCAAGCTGTTCGAGGACCGCGGCGTCACGCTGGACCGCACGTACCAGCTCAACGTCGGCGGCAACATGGACTTCAAGAACATGCTCGAGCGGGACCGCCTCGAGTCCAAGAAGATCTCCAAGACCCAGGCCGTCACCTCCAACACCTCGGCCGAACTGGCCGCCGACGACGTGCACATCGGCCCCTCCGACTACGTCGCCTGGCTGGATGACCGCAAGTGGGCGTTCGTCCGCCTCGAGGGCCGCAACTTCGGCGACGCCCCGGTCTCGCTGGAGTACAAGCTGGAGGTCTGGGACTCCCCCAACTCCGCCGGCGTGATCATCGACGCCGTGCGCGCCGCCAAGATCGCCCTGGACCGCGGCATCGGCGGACCGATCCTCTCGGCTTCCAGCTACTTCATGAAGTCGCCGCCGGAGCAGTACAACGACGACGTCGCCCGCGAGAAGGTCGAGGCCTTCATCCGCGGCGACATCGAGCGCTAG
- a CDS encoding N-carbamoylsarcosine amidohydrolase produces MTVTTNDIEARLAAVLEEAFEAGTGIYNERGFKRRIGYGNRPAVIHIDLANAWTRPGHPFSCPGMEEIIPNVQRINEAARAKGVPVFYTTNVYRNRDATSGTNDMGLWYSKIPTETLPADSYWAQIDDRIAPADGEVVIEKNRASAFPGTNLELFLTSNRIDTLIVTGATAAGCVRHTVEDAIAKGFRPIIPRETIGDRVPGVVQWNLYDIDNKFGDVESTDAVVEYLNGLPQFEDTVPKTLSDPQPEVQAPADPA; encoded by the coding sequence ATGACAGTTACGACCAACGACATCGAAGCCCGTCTTGCAGCAGTGCTGGAGGAGGCGTTCGAAGCCGGCACGGGCATCTACAACGAGCGCGGCTTCAAGCGCCGGATCGGCTATGGCAACCGCCCCGCCGTCATTCACATCGACCTCGCGAACGCCTGGACCCGTCCGGGCCACCCGTTCAGCTGCCCGGGCATGGAGGAGATCATCCCCAACGTCCAGCGGATCAACGAGGCTGCCCGCGCCAAGGGCGTCCCGGTGTTCTACACCACGAACGTGTACCGCAACCGCGACGCCACATCCGGCACGAACGACATGGGCCTGTGGTACTCGAAGATCCCCACGGAGACCCTTCCGGCGGATTCCTACTGGGCGCAGATCGATGACCGCATCGCGCCCGCAGACGGAGAGGTCGTGATCGAGAAGAACCGCGCCTCGGCGTTCCCGGGGACGAACCTCGAGCTCTTCCTGACCTCCAACCGCATCGACACCCTGATCGTGACCGGTGCGACCGCGGCCGGGTGCGTGCGCCACACCGTCGAGGACGCGATCGCGAAGGGCTTCCGCCCGATCATCCCCAGGGAGACCATCGGCGACCGTGTCCCGGGCGTCGTGCAGTGGAACCTCTACGACATCGACAACAAGTTCGGTGACGTGGAGTCCACGGATGCGGTGGTGGAGTACCTGAACGGCCTCCCCCAGTTCGAGGACACGGTCCCGAAGACCCTCTCGGATCCCCAGCCCGAGGTCCAGGCCCCCGCGGATCCGGCCTGA
- a CDS encoding MFS transporter: MQLDHNPSTSYSASAAGTANVSRATLRKVTFAASAGTVVEWFDFAVYGFLAPIIARTFFPEGDTVVALLQTFAVFAVAFALRPIGGAFFGMLGDRIGRKRVLALTVLLMSGATMSIGLLPAYETIGIWAAVLLTLARSLQGLSAGGEYAGAVTYVIEHSPQNERSRHSSWMPASTFASFAGAALLCYLLTANLPAAAMDSWGWRIPFLVAAPMGLIAFYIRRKLDESPLFKEVSESSAATHTPLSTTLRKQWKPMAILTGYISLTALSFYTFSTYMTTFLGEVVGLPSELVLMSNVLALTFAAVIAPFIGRICDKVGRRRTMFASSVLLGGLAIPAYLLAGGGSFANALGGQLLLAVGAVTANVVTAVLLSEAFPTAVRYTSSAVTYNVSYAIFGGTAPFVATFLISLTNNKLAPAIYLTVIAAVALIATFLMPETSRKSFEEEDKAVRDARQGLTRQPR, translated from the coding sequence ATGCAACTGGACCACAACCCGTCAACTTCCTATTCGGCCTCCGCAGCAGGGACGGCCAACGTCTCCCGTGCCACGCTGCGGAAAGTGACCTTCGCTGCCTCCGCCGGCACTGTCGTCGAATGGTTCGACTTTGCCGTCTACGGCTTCCTGGCCCCCATCATCGCCAGGACATTCTTCCCGGAGGGCGACACCGTGGTCGCGCTCCTGCAAACATTCGCAGTCTTCGCCGTCGCCTTCGCCCTGCGGCCCATCGGGGGTGCATTCTTCGGCATGCTCGGCGACCGGATCGGTCGCAAACGAGTCCTGGCCCTGACCGTACTGCTCATGTCCGGAGCCACGATGAGCATCGGCCTGCTCCCCGCCTACGAAACAATCGGGATCTGGGCCGCGGTCCTGCTGACCTTGGCGCGCAGCCTGCAGGGCCTGTCGGCTGGCGGCGAATACGCGGGTGCCGTGACCTACGTCATCGAACACTCACCGCAGAATGAACGCTCCCGCCACAGCAGCTGGATGCCGGCATCAACCTTTGCCTCCTTCGCAGGAGCGGCACTGCTCTGCTACCTGCTCACCGCCAACCTCCCGGCAGCGGCGATGGACAGCTGGGGTTGGCGCATTCCGTTCCTCGTCGCAGCCCCGATGGGACTCATCGCCTTCTATATCCGACGCAAACTCGACGAAAGCCCGCTGTTCAAAGAGGTATCCGAAAGCTCCGCCGCCACGCATACTCCGCTGAGCACCACACTGCGGAAGCAGTGGAAGCCGATGGCCATCCTCACCGGCTACATCAGCCTCACCGCATTGTCCTTCTACACGTTCTCCACCTACATGACCACCTTCCTCGGCGAAGTCGTCGGACTTCCCTCGGAACTGGTGCTGATGAGCAACGTCCTGGCACTGACATTCGCAGCCGTCATCGCCCCGTTCATCGGCCGCATCTGCGACAAGGTAGGGCGCCGCCGCACCATGTTCGCTTCCTCAGTGCTGCTCGGCGGATTGGCAATACCTGCATACCTGCTGGCCGGCGGCGGAAGCTTCGCCAACGCCTTGGGCGGCCAGCTGCTGCTCGCCGTCGGAGCCGTCACCGCCAACGTCGTCACTGCCGTGCTGCTCAGCGAGGCCTTCCCGACCGCCGTGCGATACACCTCATCCGCGGTCACCTACAACGTCAGCTACGCAATCTTCGGTGGCACAGCACCATTCGTGGCAACCTTCCTGATCTCCCTCACCAACAACAAACTGGCACCCGCCATCTATCTCACCGTCATCGCGGCCGTTGCGCTCATCGCAACCTTCCTCATGCCGGAAACCTCCAGGAAGTCCTTCGAAGAAGAAGACAAGGCCGTACGCGACGCCAGGCAGGGACTTACCCGGCAGCCTCGATGA